A stretch of the Porifericola rhodea genome encodes the following:
- a CDS encoding OmpH family outer membrane protein has translation MISNSASAQKFGYINSDFVLEKMPEYQEAQSQIDQLAAEWQTEIQGKQQEIDEMYSELKAEEVLLTEEMRKERLETIHQMEGKLKEYTQKVFGFEGLFYLKKKELIKPVQDQVFEAVEKVANQHKLQIVFDKSGDMVMIYTDPIHDYTDYVLDELGLGDSEDVIR, from the coding sequence TTGATAAGCAATTCTGCCAGTGCGCAGAAGTTTGGCTATATTAATTCTGATTTTGTGCTGGAAAAAATGCCGGAATATCAGGAGGCTCAGTCCCAGATAGATCAGTTGGCTGCCGAATGGCAAACTGAGATACAGGGCAAGCAGCAGGAAATTGATGAGATGTATAGCGAACTTAAGGCAGAAGAGGTATTGCTTACGGAAGAAATGCGTAAAGAGCGACTAGAAACTATCCATCAAATGGAAGGTAAGCTCAAAGAATATACCCAAAAGGTGTTTGGTTTTGAAGGTCTTTTCTACTTAAAAAAGAAAGAACTGATAAAACCAGTTCAGGATCAGGTGTTTGAAGCTGTAGAAAAAGTGGCGAATCAGCACAAACTTCAAATTGTATTTGATAAGTCTGGAGATATGGTGATGATTTATACCGACCCTATCCATGACTATACGGACTATGTTTTAGATGAATTAGGTTTAGGTGATTCGGAAGACGTAATAAGATAA
- a CDS encoding OmpH family outer membrane protein produces the protein MKLKTLFVSAVLMLFTLGVQAQDNLKIGYVDTEYILTQMPEAKQIQSELQAYQRQLMNKINATMQGFQQQYQEYQQGAATMTEQARQEKEQELQGLQQQIQQDQQDAQLSLQRKEAELLDPVYKKIQSNIDKVAEQNGYTHIFSSNIAGNPILLYVKNQEDNDVSDKVLEAMGITPTPSNSQGSN, from the coding sequence ATGAAGCTTAAAACTCTATTTGTTAGCGCAGTACTAATGCTGTTCACTCTAGGTGTACAGGCACAGGATAACCTAAAAATCGGATATGTAGATACTGAGTATATCCTCACCCAAATGCCAGAGGCAAAACAGATTCAGTCAGAACTACAGGCCTACCAGCGTCAGTTGATGAACAAAATTAATGCTACTATGCAGGGTTTCCAGCAGCAATATCAGGAGTATCAGCAGGGCGCTGCTACTATGACTGAGCAGGCTCGCCAAGAAAAAGAGCAAGAATTACAGGGCTTGCAACAGCAAATTCAGCAAGATCAGCAGGATGCCCAGCTTTCTCTTCAGCGCAAAGAAGCAGAACTTCTTGACCCTGTATACAAAAAAATTCAGTCTAATATTGATAAAGTAGCTGAGCAAAACGGATACACACATATATTCAGCTCAAACATTGCAGGAAACCCTATACTGCTATATGTAAAAAATCAGGAAGACAATGATGTGTCTGATAAAGTGCTGGAGGCTATGGGCATTACCCCTACTCCTAGCAATAGTCAGGGAAGCAACTAA
- a CDS encoding MFS transporter: protein MNENINKNALFFGSCFALITTAFSFSIRAGILPELGNEFGLTAEQLGFINSMWFLGFPISMIIGGLVYHTFGPKNIMTVAFISHTLGIILTIYAGGYTGLLVSTLFIGFGNGCTEAACNPLIADMYSGVTMNKMLNRFHMWFPGGIVLGSLLSKFMTDFGMGWEMQMWVIMIPTVIYAVLFFGKVFPKPQVEGATSLKENFKAMLTPVYLFLFVCMSLTAISEFGPQQWVNIIMSSSGAEPMIILALTTGMMAVGRFFAGPVVGKLGQTGVLLGSAIIATIGVYMFSVVTGPLAYVAAIVFALGVCYFWPVMVGAVAQRVPLSSALGMSVIGGVGMFSTSIWQPIIGSWIDSSRAEYVAEGLTGNALELAAGQETLEKMITFPAILIVLFTIFFFWQKNSKKKDKVPTEVSSLEPSA, encoded by the coding sequence ATGAATGAAAATATCAATAAAAACGCTCTGTTCTTCGGGAGCTGTTTTGCCCTCATCACAACTGCTTTCTCTTTTTCAATAAGAGCAGGTATACTTCCTGAATTAGGAAATGAATTTGGCCTTACTGCTGAACAACTAGGTTTTATCAACTCTATGTGGTTTTTGGGATTCCCTATCTCAATGATTATCGGAGGTTTGGTATATCATACCTTTGGTCCTAAAAACATCATGACAGTAGCCTTCATCTCTCATACATTGGGTATCATCTTAACCATTTATGCAGGAGGTTATACAGGCTTACTCGTTTCTACCTTATTTATTGGATTTGGTAATGGCTGTACCGAAGCTGCCTGTAATCCATTAATTGCAGATATGTATTCGGGTGTAACCATGAATAAGATGCTCAACCGCTTTCATATGTGGTTTCCAGGCGGTATAGTACTAGGGTCGCTGCTTTCTAAATTTATGACAGATTTTGGTATGGGTTGGGAGATGCAAATGTGGGTAATTATGATCCCTACAGTAATATATGCAGTATTGTTCTTTGGTAAAGTATTCCCTAAACCACAAGTAGAAGGCGCTACCTCATTAAAGGAAAACTTTAAAGCAATGCTTACCCCCGTTTATCTTTTCCTGTTTGTGTGTATGTCTTTAACTGCGATATCTGAATTTGGTCCACAGCAGTGGGTAAATATTATTATGAGTAGTAGTGGAGCTGAGCCGATGATCATACTGGCACTTACTACAGGTATGATGGCAGTAGGTAGGTTCTTCGCAGGCCCTGTAGTAGGTAAACTTGGTCAAACAGGTGTTTTGCTGGGTTCCGCTATTATAGCAACTATTGGTGTATATATGTTTAGTGTAGTTACGGGGCCTTTGGCATATGTAGCGGCAATAGTTTTTGCTTTAGGTGTATGCTACTTCTGGCCAGTAATGGTAGGTGCTGTTGCACAGCGAGTACCATTGAGTAGTGCATTAGGTATGTCTGTAATTGGTGGGGTGGGAATGTTCTCTACATCCATATGGCAGCCTATCATCGGAAGCTGGATAGATAGTTCACGTGCTGAGTACGTAGCGGAAGGCCTTACAGGAAATGCTCTTGAACTGGCTGCCGGACAAGAGACTCTGGAGAAAATGATCACCTTCCCAGCTATACTAATCGTATTATTCACTATCTTCTTCTTCTGGCAGAAAAATTCCAAGAAAAAAGATAAGGTGCCTACTGAAGTAAGTTCATTAGAGCCTAGCGCATAA
- a CDS encoding SusC/RagA family TonB-linked outer membrane protein, with the protein MMRISTGCRLLLSLFLSVAVSTLLYAQEKTVTGTVTDLETGEALPGVNILVKGTTQGTVTDIEGSYRISVPSDATTLVFSSIGYSTEEVAINNQNTIDLALAADVQALSEIVVTGYSTEERKDVTGAVSTVEAEQLQAVPSGNVEQQLQGRVSGVTVITNGQPGTTSIVRVRGFGSFGGNDPLYIVDGVPVESTNFLQPDDIETTTVLKDAAAASIYGARAANGVIVYTTKKGKKGSGLKVSYDGVTGVTMPNNGQEKLSPQEEADWTWQAFRNTAWQLGEDPVFDHPQFGTGPNPILPDYINVGGTPGVIGSVDLEAERANYNIDPAAGSIYQVVRANKEGTDWYDAITRPAMLNRHNLSFAGGTERSAFYVSLGFQDQEGILLNQRLKRYTFRVNSEHNLTDRIRIGENIQMTYYSVLGLTGGGGGRGAAGSENDINLAYRMPAIIPIYDEYGGYAGTAATGFNNPRNPVANRDRLADNEGYNILGFGNIYGEVDIIDDLTFRSSIGGGYNNYYFNSYGPPQYENSENNSTFNYNESAGSFLNWTFTNTLRYSKEFNRHSLNFLVGAEAIDVGSGRNISGSGQNPSFSDPNYITLTNTSNRIVNSNYVRGVRFFSYFGSAKYIYDDKYIINGVIRRDGSSRFGTENRFGIFPAFSAAWRISEENFMMGVSFIDDLKIRGGYGEMGNSNNVDPYNQYSLFAANLARSFYDIGGTNGNVTEGFFRSRVGNPNAKWETAVTSNIGFDGSFFGGALDLVVDFWRKDTEGLLYNLPLPDVTGPQASSPAVNIADMRNEGIDIQVITRSELATDLNLELTATASFLKNEIVSIAPGVPFFEGGGTRFGNVVRNQPGRPMSSFFGYKVVGLYQDQAEVDNSPEQLGKGVGRFRYADLNNDGEITPDDRTYLGDPVPDFNGGLNIKLNYRNWELETFLQVQAGFENYHFAKWFTDFYPSFTGAAKGTNVKDSFVPEELGGNGGNTVPIYENVSNFSTNTQSNSYYVEDGSYARLTNLQIGYNFPDTMLEPVGIERLRVYLQATNLFTITNYSGLDPGVGGQADTNFGIDIGNPPVTRGFNVGVNLGF; encoded by the coding sequence ATGATGAGAATTTCTACAGGATGTAGGCTATTACTGAGCCTATTCCTGAGTGTAGCGGTAAGTACATTGCTCTATGCTCAAGAAAAAACAGTAACAGGTACAGTCACCGACCTTGAAACGGGTGAAGCCCTCCCTGGAGTTAACATTTTGGTTAAAGGTACTACCCAGGGTACAGTAACTGACATAGAAGGAAGCTACCGTATCTCTGTCCCTAGTGATGCTACAACACTAGTGTTTTCTTCTATCGGTTACTCTACAGAGGAAGTAGCTATTAATAACCAAAACACGATTGATCTGGCTTTAGCTGCCGATGTGCAAGCACTGAGCGAAATTGTGGTAACTGGTTACTCTACTGAAGAAAGAAAAGATGTAACTGGTGCAGTTAGTACAGTAGAAGCTGAACAACTACAGGCTGTACCCTCAGGTAACGTAGAGCAGCAGTTGCAAGGTCGTGTTTCTGGTGTAACGGTAATCACTAACGGCCAGCCCGGTACTACCAGTATTGTCCGTGTTCGTGGTTTTGGCTCTTTTGGTGGTAATGACCCACTCTACATTGTGGATGGAGTTCCGGTAGAGTCTACTAACTTTTTGCAGCCAGACGATATTGAAACTACCACCGTACTAAAAGATGCGGCGGCAGCTTCTATCTATGGAGCCAGAGCAGCCAATGGTGTAATTGTTTACACCACTAAAAAAGGGAAAAAAGGAAGTGGCCTTAAAGTTAGCTATGATGGCGTAACTGGTGTTACCATGCCTAACAATGGACAGGAGAAGCTTTCCCCTCAGGAAGAAGCTGACTGGACATGGCAGGCATTTCGTAATACTGCTTGGCAGCTGGGCGAAGATCCGGTGTTTGACCACCCTCAGTTCGGTACAGGCCCCAACCCCATTTTACCAGACTATATTAACGTAGGTGGAACGCCCGGCGTAATAGGAAGTGTAGACCTGGAAGCAGAAAGAGCAAATTACAATATAGACCCTGCAGCAGGATCAATTTATCAGGTAGTGAGAGCTAATAAAGAAGGAACAGATTGGTATGACGCCATTACCAGACCCGCTATGCTTAACCGGCATAACCTTAGCTTTGCTGGAGGAACAGAGAGAAGTGCCTTCTATGTGAGTTTAGGCTTTCAGGATCAGGAAGGTATATTGCTTAATCAGCGTTTGAAAAGATATACATTTCGTGTAAACTCAGAGCATAACCTTACTGATAGAATCCGAATAGGAGAAAATATCCAGATGACTTACTACTCTGTCCTGGGACTGACTGGTGGCGGTGGAGGTCGTGGTGCTGCAGGTTCTGAAAACGATATTAACCTGGCTTACCGTATGCCGGCGATCATTCCTATCTATGATGAGTACGGTGGATATGCGGGTACAGCGGCAACCGGATTTAACAACCCCAGAAACCCGGTAGCAAACAGAGATCGTCTTGCAGATAACGAAGGCTACAATATTTTAGGCTTTGGCAACATTTATGGAGAGGTAGATATTATTGATGATCTGACCTTCCGCTCCAGCATAGGTGGGGGGTACAATAACTACTACTTTAACTCATATGGGCCGCCACAGTACGAAAACTCAGAGAACAACTCTACATTCAACTATAATGAGAGTGCTGGCTCATTCTTAAACTGGACGTTTACCAACACTTTGCGGTATAGCAAAGAGTTCAACCGTCATTCACTAAACTTTTTAGTAGGTGCAGAAGCAATAGACGTAGGTTCTGGAAGAAACATTAGTGGTAGTGGTCAAAACCCTTCATTCTCTGATCCTAACTATATTACGCTTACCAATACCAGTAACAGAATTGTTAATAGTAACTATGTTAGAGGGGTAAGGTTCTTCTCATACTTTGGTAGTGCTAAATACATTTATGATGATAAATACATCATTAATGGTGTAATCAGAAGAGATGGTTCTTCTCGCTTTGGTACCGAGAACCGTTTTGGTATTTTCCCCGCCTTCTCTGCGGCATGGAGAATCAGTGAAGAAAACTTTATGATGGGCGTGTCTTTTATAGACGATTTGAAAATCCGTGGTGGATATGGCGAAATGGGTAACTCAAACAATGTAGACCCATACAACCAATACAGCCTCTTTGCCGCTAATCTGGCCAGATCTTTTTATGATATTGGCGGTACTAACGGAAACGTAACAGAAGGTTTCTTCAGAAGTAGAGTAGGTAACCCGAATGCCAAATGGGAAACAGCAGTTACTTCAAACATTGGTTTTGATGGTTCATTCTTTGGTGGTGCTCTGGATTTAGTAGTGGACTTCTGGAGAAAAGATACTGAAGGTCTGCTTTATAACCTTCCTCTTCCTGACGTAACTGGACCTCAGGCCTCTTCTCCAGCAGTGAATATCGCTGATATGAGAAACGAAGGTATAGACATTCAGGTAATTACCAGATCGGAGCTGGCAACAGACCTGAATCTGGAACTAACAGCTACTGCTTCATTCCTTAAGAATGAAATTGTAAGCATTGCTCCTGGAGTTCCCTTCTTTGAAGGTGGAGGCACAAGATTTGGAAACGTAGTACGTAACCAGCCCGGCCGCCCTATGTCATCGTTCTTTGGGTATAAAGTGGTAGGGCTTTACCAGGATCAGGCAGAAGTTGATAACTCTCCTGAGCAATTAGGTAAAGGCGTAGGCCGCTTTAGATATGCGGACCTTAACAATGATGGAGAAATAACTCCAGATGACAGAACTTACTTGGGCGATCCTGTGCCTGACTTTAACGGTGGTCTAAACATAAAGCTTAACTACCGTAACTGGGAGCTGGAAACATTCCTACAGGTACAAGCTGGCTTTGAAAACTATCACTTTGCCAAGTGGTTCACTGACTTTTACCCTTCATTTACCGGAGCGGCTAAAGGTACTAACGTTAAGGATTCATTTGTACCTGAGGAACTTGGTGGTAATGGTGGAAACACTGTGCCTATCTACGAAAACGTATCTAACTTCAGTACTAATACACAGTCAAATTCTTACTATGTGGAAGATGGTAGCTATGCCAGATTAACCAACCTGCAGATAGGTTATAACTTCCCTGATACTATGCTGGAGCCAGTGGGTATAGAAAGACTAAGAGTATATCTACAGGCTACAAACCTCTTTACGATCACTAACTACTCTGGACTTGATCCAGGTGTGGGAGGACAAGCAGATACCAACTTTGGTATTGATATAGGTAACCCTCCTGTTACGCGTGGTTTCAACGTGGGTGTAAATCTAGGTTTTTAA
- a CDS encoding RagB/SusD family nutrient uptake outer membrane protein: protein MKNIFRKKITYLTICGVLFTAGACNEDKFLDVPVTGQVSESQLLTEDGLNGLLISVYAALNGDTNLGWFSGQANWLWGSIRGGDANKGSDAGDFNTITPYARFEQTPTDPLAPNKWRGSYEGISRANIFLKNLALSEDLSDEQKTALEAEGRFLRGLYYFELRRTFLNVPWIDETMTDAEAALVTNTAEIWPNIESEFQFAMDNLPETQDEVGRVNKWAAAAFLARTYMYQDKFSEAKTLYDNIIANGQTSNGLKYGLVENFEDVFKGPNENHQESVFAFQAAANTGDINNTNHEIAMNYPYNTGPSGPGECCGFFQPSFELVNSYRTNSAGLPLLDGSYNSAANAVKDDYGLLSSQPFTPDQGPLDPRLDHSIGRRDIMFLDWQKHPGDAWIRDQSFAGPYTQKKYSYYQADKGTYQDGSSWTPGYHSINFMIMRYADVLLMAAEAEIEVGSLEKAREYVNMVRERAGNSVVLDPDTEAPAANYVIGTYDSPWASKEEARRAVRFERKLELSLEGQRFYDLVRWGIADSVVNAYLDYEGGRLQTNLGGATFTANQDEYLPIPQSQIDLQQAEGSDGSSSVLVQNPGYN from the coding sequence ATGAAAAATATATTTAGAAAGAAGATTACCTACCTTACTATCTGCGGGGTGTTATTTACGGCCGGAGCATGTAATGAGGATAAATTTTTGGACGTGCCCGTAACCGGGCAGGTTTCGGAGTCTCAGTTACTTACTGAAGATGGACTCAATGGCTTATTAATTAGCGTATATGCTGCACTAAATGGAGATACTAACTTAGGCTGGTTTAGTGGGCAAGCTAACTGGCTGTGGGGAAGTATACGTGGAGGAGATGCTAACAAAGGATCGGATGCGGGTGACTTCAATACAATTACACCATATGCTCGGTTTGAGCAAACCCCAACTGACCCCTTAGCTCCTAACAAGTGGAGAGGAAGTTACGAGGGAATTTCTCGTGCTAACATCTTCTTAAAAAACCTGGCACTATCTGAAGACCTGTCAGACGAACAAAAGACAGCGCTGGAGGCTGAAGGTAGATTTTTAAGAGGACTCTACTATTTTGAGCTACGTAGAACGTTCCTCAATGTACCGTGGATTGATGAAACCATGACTGATGCCGAGGCTGCTTTAGTCACTAATACTGCTGAAATATGGCCTAATATTGAAAGTGAGTTTCAGTTTGCTATGGATAACCTACCAGAAACACAAGACGAGGTAGGGAGAGTGAACAAATGGGCAGCGGCAGCTTTTTTAGCCAGAACTTATATGTATCAGGATAAATTTAGTGAGGCTAAGACGCTGTACGATAATATTATTGCAAACGGACAAACCTCAAATGGTTTAAAATATGGTTTGGTAGAAAATTTTGAAGATGTCTTCAAAGGACCAAATGAGAACCATCAGGAAAGTGTTTTCGCTTTTCAGGCAGCAGCCAATACCGGAGATATTAACAATACCAACCATGAGATAGCAATGAACTATCCATACAACACTGGGCCTTCTGGTCCAGGTGAGTGCTGTGGTTTCTTTCAACCCAGCTTTGAGTTGGTCAATTCATACCGTACCAATAGCGCTGGACTCCCTCTGCTTGATGGATCTTACAACAGTGCGGCCAATGCAGTAAAGGATGACTATGGTCTGCTTTCTTCTCAGCCCTTTACTCCGGACCAGGGGCCGCTAGATCCTCGCCTGGATCACAGCATAGGAAGACGTGACATCATGTTTTTAGATTGGCAAAAGCACCCTGGTGACGCCTGGATTCGCGATCAGAGTTTTGCCGGGCCTTATACGCAAAAGAAATACTCTTACTATCAGGCCGATAAAGGTACCTATCAGGATGGAAGCTCATGGACTCCCGGCTACCACTCTATCAACTTTATGATTATGCGCTATGCAGATGTATTGCTGATGGCCGCCGAAGCTGAGATAGAAGTAGGAAGCCTGGAAAAAGCCAGAGAATATGTAAATATGGTAAGAGAGAGAGCAGGTAATAGTGTAGTTTTAGATCCTGATACAGAAGCACCAGCAGCTAACTACGTCATTGGTACTTACGATAGCCCATGGGCAAGTAAAGAAGAGGCAAGAAGAGCTGTTCGCTTTGAAAGAAAGCTGGAGCTCTCTCTTGAAGGACAAAGGTTCTACGATTTGGTACGTTGGGGAATAGCTGACTCTGTAGTAAACGCTTATCTGGACTACGAGGGCGGCAGGCTACAGACTAACCTGGGTGGTGCTACATTTACGGCTAACCAGGATGAGTACCTCCCTATTCCACAGTCTCAGATAGATCTACAGCAAGCAGAAGGCTCAGATGGGTCTAGCAGCGTACTGGTACAAAACCCTGGATACAATTAA
- a CDS encoding VCBS repeat-containing protein, which yields MKILTKLLYIALCTSILSACQNKEDTLFQLLSPEESNVHFSNRITENDTLNVLTEEYIYNGGGVGIGDFNNDGLQDIFFSGNMVNNALYLNQGNLQFKDISAQAGILGEQRWCSGVAVVDINSDGWLDVYVSATLIEDSLYKKNLLYVNQGVGENNVPSFIESAETYGIADTGNTTQAAFFDYDLDGDLDLYLLTNVLDNRLPSSYRTKVTDGSAVNNDRLYRNEGTGAHGHPIFKNVSKEAGILVEGFGLGITVSDINLDGWPDIYITNDYLSNDLLYINNQDGTFTNKVADYLRHQSYSAMGNDVVDFNNDGLVDIVALDMLPETNERKKQMAGPNNYTTYINNERFNFQHQYVRNTMQLNNGFIKNSEGKSHPVFSEIGLMAGVYQTDWSWTPLVADFDNDGYKDMIVTNGFPKDVTDRDFASYRSGPAGAVAGNMYMHNLIPVVKISNYAYKNNGAQPDRALTFTDVTRQWGLDLPSFSNGAAYADLDNDGDLDFVVNNINDSAFVYRNTLHNTEGQAPNSFLRVKLQGATKNPLAIGTKVAIHYGEGETQYFENSLYRGYLSSMEAIAHFGLGGQTKIDSLQIYWPDGKYQLLENVEANQEIKVKYSDAGEPSAPEINRELQFKTSETTFRKANAIYNINLKHQEEDRIDFNLQRTLPHKYTQLGPGIAVADINNDGLDDFYVGGSASQTSHLYIQSSKGTFGQAVNIKEGDMVEEDMGALFFDADNDGDQDLYVVSGSYEHVNRLEAYQDRLYINDGKGKLTLSADALPKIELSGSCVKAADYDQDGDLDLLVGGRVAPGKYPKPVSSYILRNDGGSFTNVTEEIAPGLINFGMLSDALWTDFNGDGRVDLLLAAEWQPLTFLANTERGFKDVSEQSGIQNKVGWWNSLSAGDFDNDGDIDYLAGNLGLNTPNTASEEYPFSVYAKDFDNNGGYDAVLVKYIQNKEGELHPYPVHSRDDMISQMVSIKRDFPLYEKYGKATIDSIFTEEQLQDAVIYHATHMESSYLENLGEGKFKLKALPMQAQIAPIFGMLSYDVDADGKLDVLAVGNNYSNDVSTGRYDALTGLYLKGDGKGNFKVISSASSGWYVPNDAKALACLRGKNGESIFLATQNQDSLIVMTPKQKEEGPIIALESLDAWAVAEMADGSQYKMEFYYGATYLSQSSRKIKLHPQLKAITIYNFQGESREVNLNSES from the coding sequence ATGAAAATATTGACAAAACTATTGTACATAGCGCTTTGTACATCAATACTTTCTGCCTGTCAGAATAAAGAAGATACCCTGTTTCAATTATTATCTCCAGAAGAGTCTAATGTCCACTTCTCTAATAGAATTACAGAGAATGATACGCTTAATGTATTAACCGAAGAATATATTTACAATGGCGGCGGTGTAGGTATTGGAGACTTTAACAATGATGGTCTACAGGATATCTTCTTTTCTGGCAATATGGTTAATAATGCCCTTTACCTAAACCAGGGTAACCTGCAATTTAAAGACATAAGTGCACAGGCAGGTATTTTAGGTGAGCAGCGCTGGTGCTCTGGTGTAGCCGTAGTAGATATTAATTCAGATGGCTGGTTAGATGTGTATGTGTCGGCTACCCTGATTGAAGATAGCCTCTATAAAAAGAATCTACTGTATGTTAACCAGGGTGTTGGAGAAAACAATGTACCCAGTTTTATAGAGTCGGCAGAGACTTATGGTATAGCCGATACCGGCAACACTACTCAGGCTGCCTTTTTTGACTATGACCTGGATGGCGATTTGGACTTATACCTGCTTACCAATGTATTGGATAATCGCCTGCCCAGTAGTTATAGAACAAAAGTAACTGATGGTTCAGCAGTAAACAATGACCGCCTGTATCGGAATGAAGGTACAGGAGCTCACGGCCACCCGATCTTCAAAAATGTTAGTAAAGAAGCAGGCATCTTAGTAGAAGGCTTTGGCCTGGGAATTACAGTATCAGATATTAACCTGGATGGCTGGCCGGATATTTACATTACCAACGATTATTTAAGTAATGATTTACTCTATATCAACAATCAGGATGGCACATTTACCAATAAAGTAGCAGATTACCTCCGGCACCAGAGCTATTCTGCTATGGGTAACGATGTGGTGGATTTTAACAATGATGGCCTTGTGGATATTGTCGCACTGGATATGCTGCCGGAAACCAACGAGCGTAAAAAGCAGATGGCGGGCCCTAATAATTACACAACTTATATTAACAATGAGCGCTTTAACTTTCAGCATCAGTATGTGCGTAATACTATGCAGCTCAATAATGGCTTCATCAAAAACAGCGAGGGAAAATCTCACCCGGTATTTAGTGAAATTGGGCTGATGGCAGGAGTTTACCAAACTGACTGGAGTTGGACACCACTGGTAGCAGATTTTGATAATGATGGCTATAAAGATATGATCGTAACCAATGGTTTCCCTAAAGATGTGACCGATCGTGACTTTGCCAGCTACCGTAGCGGGCCTGCTGGTGCTGTAGCAGGCAACATGTACATGCACAATCTTATTCCGGTAGTTAAAATTTCTAACTACGCCTACAAAAATAATGGTGCGCAGCCTGACAGGGCGCTCACCTTCACCGATGTTACACGCCAATGGGGCTTAGACTTACCCTCTTTCTCTAATGGGGCGGCATATGCGGATTTAGATAATGATGGCGACCTTGATTTTGTTGTAAATAACATCAACGACAGTGCTTTTGTGTATCGTAATACGCTACACAACACAGAAGGTCAGGCCCCAAATTCTTTTTTAAGAGTAAAACTACAGGGCGCTACTAAAAATCCACTGGCTATCGGCACTAAAGTAGCCATTCACTATGGCGAAGGCGAAACTCAATATTTTGAAAACTCTCTTTACCGTGGCTATCTATCCAGTATGGAAGCTATAGCTCATTTTGGTCTGGGAGGACAAACAAAGATAGACTCTCTGCAAATCTACTGGCCTGATGGTAAGTATCAACTTTTAGAGAATGTAGAAGCCAACCAGGAGATAAAAGTGAAATACAGCGATGCTGGCGAACCCTCTGCCCCAGAAATTAATCGCGAGCTGCAATTTAAAACAAGCGAAACTACCTTCAGAAAAGCAAACGCCATCTATAACATTAATCTTAAACATCAGGAAGAGGACAGAATAGACTTCAACCTGCAAAGAACTCTTCCTCACAAATACACACAGCTGGGGCCGGGTATAGCAGTCGCTGATATTAACAACGATGGTCTTGATGATTTTTATGTAGGAGGCTCTGCTTCACAGACCAGTCATCTGTATATCCAAAGTTCAAAGGGAACTTTCGGGCAGGCAGTAAATATCAAAGAAGGGGATATGGTAGAAGAAGATATGGGCGCGCTCTTCTTTGATGCTGATAACGATGGCGATCAGGATCTTTATGTGGTAAGTGGCAGCTATGAGCATGTAAACAGGCTCGAAGCCTATCAGGACCGTCTGTATATTAATGATGGAAAAGGAAAGCTTACATTAAGTGCAGATGCATTACCCAAAATTGAGCTGAGCGGTTCTTGCGTTAAGGCAGCGGATTATGATCAGGATGGCGACCTGGATCTGTTGGTGGGTGGTAGAGTTGCTCCCGGTAAGTACCCCAAACCAGTTAGCAGCTACATACTCAGAAACGATGGCGGGAGTTTCACAAATGTGACAGAGGAGATTGCTCCCGGCTTGATAAATTTTGGTATGCTCAGCGATGCCCTCTGGACAGACTTTAACGGAGATGGACGAGTAGATTTACTGCTGGCAGCAGAGTGGCAGCCGCTTACCTTTCTAGCCAATACAGAGAGGGGGTTTAAAGATGTAAGTGAACAAAGCGGAATACAAAACAAAGTGGGTTGGTGGAACAGCCTTAGTGCCGGAGATTTCGACAATGATGGAGATATTGACTATCTGGCGGGTAACCTGGGCTTAAATACACCAAACACTGCCTCAGAAGAATATCCTTTCTCGGTTTATGCTAAAGATTTTGACAACAACGGAGGCTACGACGCAGTGCTCGTAAAGTACATCCAAAATAAAGAGGGAGAATTGCATCCCTATCCTGTACATAGTCGCGATGATATGATCTCGCAAATGGTTAGCATTAAAAGAGACTTTCCACTCTACGAAAAATATGGTAAAGCTACGATTGATAGCATCTTCACAGAAGAGCAGCTTCAGGATGCTGTAATTTACCATGCTACACATATGGAAAGTAGCTATCTGGAGAATTTAGGTGAGGGTAAATTTAAGTTAAAGGCCTTACCTATGCAGGCGCAGATTGCTCCTATATTTGGTATGCTGAGCTATGATGTAGATGCGGATGGCAAGCTGGATGTATTGGCAGTAGGCAATAACTATAGCAATGATGTGTCTACCGGCAGATACGATGCCCTCACCGGATTGTATTTGAAGGGAGATGGCAAAGGCAATTTTAAAGTAATCTCTTCTGCGAGTAGCGGTTGGTATGTGCCCAACGATGCTAAAGCTCTGGCATGTTTAAGGGGAAAAAACGGAGAGAGTATTTTTCTGGCTACTCAAAATCAGGATAGCTTAATAGTAATGACACCAAAGCAAAAGGAGGAGGGACCGATAATAGCGCTTGAGTCTCTGGATGCCTGGGCAGTAGCAGAAATGGCAGACGGAAGCCAGTACAAGATGGAATTTTACTACGGAGCTACCTATTTATCGCAGTCTAGCAGAAAAATTAAACTGCACCCTCAACTTAAAGCAATTACGATCTACAATTTTCAGGGAGAAAGCAGAGAAGTTAATCTAAACTCTGAAAGCTAG